The genomic region TCTCTGGCCGTCCTCATGGGACTAGCCATAGGGATCTTCGTCGGCATGGGAAGACTCTCGAAGTACCGGATCATTAGGTATCCGTCTTCTGTCTACGTGGAGTTTCTCAGGGGAACACCCCTGATGGTCCAGCTGTTTCTCGTGTACTTTGGACTTCCCGAGCTGGGACTCGAGTTCGACAGGTTCACAGCCGCTGTCGTTGCGCTCGGAATAAACAGCGGTGCGTACGTCGCCGAGATCGTGAGGGCGGGGATACAATCCGTTCCAAAAGGACAGTACGAGGCGGCGAGATCTCTCGGTATGTCACACGCACAGGCGATGATCTATGTGATTCTTCCTCAGGCTTTCCGGCACATACTTCCAGCCCTCGGAAACGAATTCATCGCCCTCGCAAAGGACAGTTCCCTCGCCATGGTGATAGGAACCGTGGAACTCATGAGAAGCGCTCAATACATCGTGAGCAGAACCTTCATGAGTTTCCCCATATACGGTGGTGTCGCGCTGATCTACTTTGCCATAACTTTCTCCGTTTCCAGACTGGTGAAGTTCGTGGAAGGAAGGTTGAAAGTATGACCGTTTTAAAAGTCGAAGGTCTTCACAAGTACTTCGGAAAACTCTACGTGCTCAAGGGAATAGATCTCGAGGTGAAAAAGGGTGAAGTGATCTCCATCATCGGCCCGAGCGGCAGCGGAAAGAGCACCCTTCTTCGCTGTATAAACCTGCTCGAGGAGTATCAACAGGGGAAGATCTATTTCAAAGGTGAACTCATCACCCACAGGAACATAAACAGGATAAGGAGTTCCATAGGTATGGTCTTTCAGCAGTTCAACCTGTTTCCGCACCTTTCCGTCCTGAACAACCTCATACTCGCTCCGATGAAGGTGAAGAACATGCCGAAAGATGAAGCTGTAGAAAAAGCGAGAAAGCTCCTGGAAAGGGTGGGTCTCATCGAAAAGATAAACGAAAAGCCCGGAAACCTCTCCGGTGGACAGCAACAGAGGGTGGCCATAGCGAGGGCCCTCATGATGGACCCGGAGCTCATGCTCTTCGACGAACCCACCTCCGCTCTCGATCCTGAGCTCGTGAAAGAGGTGCTCGACGTCATAAAGGACCTGGCCCAATCGGGTATGACCATGCTGATCGTGACACACGAAATGAGATTCGCCCGTGACGTCTCCGACAGGGTAGTTTTCATGGACGATGGACGAATCGTCGAGATGGGACCTCCCGAGAAGATCTTCTCTAATCCTGAGAACGAGAGGACGCGGGAGTTTCTTGAGCACTTTCTTTCAGTTTGAAGTATTCTTCCAGAACCTCTCTTGCTATCTGGGACGCTACACCGGAACCGTATCCCCCGTGTTCCACCATCACCACGATTGCAACTTCTGGATTTTCCGCGGGAGCAAAACCTATGAACCACGAGTGAGGAGCACCGCTCCCGGTCTCGGCGGTACCCGTTTTCCCAGCCACTCTGTACGGAAAGTCTCCGAACACGTGGTATGCCGTTCCGGGGTCTTCCTCCTCGTTTCCTTTGAAGGACGTCACGTCGACCATGGCGTTCCTGAGAAAGGTCCATATCTTCTCATCGATCTGAACCTGTGTTTCAATCTCCGGTTTCATCACCTTTGAACCGATCTTTTTCACCACGTGTGGTCTGTAGAATATTCCTTCGTTTGCCACAAGTGAAACAAGCTTCAAAAGCTCCAAAGGAGTCACTGTGAGATATCCTTGGCCGATGGACATCAGGATGGTGTCACCAGGATACCAGGGTTCTCCTATCTTGGACATCTTCCACTCGGGGGTTGGAAATGTACCGCTCTTCTCACCTGGAAGGTCTATTCCTGTCTTTTCGAAGATACCCAGTTTCCTTGCAACCTCCGCCATTTTGTCCACACCGATCTTCAGTCCCAGCTGATAGAAGTAGACGTTGCAGGAGACCCTGATCGCCTTTCTAAGATCGGTGAGGCCGTGACCTTCCTCTTTCCAGTCCTTGTATCTTGCCACCACTTCTCCCTTGCTGTTTCTGTAATCGAACACTCCACGGCAGTTGATCTTCTCTTCTGGATCGACTCCGTTCAGCAAAGCAGCTATGGCCCAAAGGACCTTTATGGAAGATCCCGGGCTGTACGCGGACGATATCGCTCTGTTGACCAGAGGAGAAGGTGAATTTCTGGCGAGCCTTTCCCACTCTCTTTTTGTGAAGCCCTCGTAAAAATCCTGGGGATTGTATCCTGGAAACGATGCGAGAACGAGGATTTCTCCTGTTCTGACATCAGAGAGGATCACAGAGCCCGGATTTCCAGTTTTTTCAAGAGATTCTTCGGCGACTTTCTGTATCCTGGAATCGATCGTGAGTGTTACGTCTTCGCCGGGTTTCGGAGGACTTCGAAGGACTTCGGAAGATATCGCGCCAGACGGCTCCACGAAGACCATCTTCATGCCGTCCGTTCCCGTCAGCAATTCGTCGTACACACTCTCCACACCGTACACTCCCGTCCTGTCGGCGTTCACGTAGCCAACCACATGTGGTGCGAGTGGTTCGTACTTTCTCCTGTAATCCATGACAACTCGCACCCCAGCCTTCGAAAGCACATCCGCTCTCGCTTTGTCGATGACTATGGATTCGCCTTTGACGAGTGAAAGAATCTCCTCGGAAGTGAAGAGCTCTGTCTTTTTCAATTCATCTATGCTGTTCAGCCACGGATCGAGAACGTACACCACTTCATCCTTCGCAAGTACTTTTCCATCACTGGAGATGATCCTTCCCCGTGGAGCTGGGATCTTCACGAGCCTTGTCTGGAGAAGGTCTATGTATTTTTTGTGTTTCTCGTGTTCGAGGATCTGCACCTGAAAGGCTTTCATGATGATCAAAACAAACGATAGGGCCATCAGGATCAGAATCAACCTGTTCTTCACCGCTTAGATCCTCCCAGAATGAACACAATGCCAGCAGTGGTGGAGAGCAAAATCGGCAGTATCTGGATCTCACCGACAAGACAGCCGACGGCCACGAGAACAACAGCGGGGAGCATCACCGAAGAGAAATGTTCTCTCAGGGCGTCAAAGATCAAAAATACGATCAAAACAAAGATATACCAGTATCCTGGAAGCGCAAAGAGCCTGATCAAAAGCACAAGAAACAAAAGGGGAATGTTTCTCCTGTAGAAGGCAAGCCCCAGAAAGGCGGGAAAGAAACTCAAAACGTCCTGAAAGACGTAGTCCCAGAAGACGCTGAGAAAGGCAAGAGCGTAAATCATTCTACCACCCCGATGACGATCACCCTGTCCGGAATGTCCCGTGTCACGTTCAACAGAAAGTACTCCTCACCCCGTCCCGCCACGGTTCCTATGAACAGGTACTCTTTGAAGGCCACGTTCCATTTTTCGCTTTCGAAGTACACCTTCCAGCCCGTCACATCAATATCTTCAATGATGGAAAGTCTGGGAACGTGTCCCCCCTTGACAACCCCCACAACAGACTCGCGATCGTTTACCACCCTCACCTTCTCCACGAATTCGTCAGAAAACACCCTCATAACCTTTGAAATAGGGCCTTTTTCCACAACTATCCCAAGGAACCTCTTCTCCAGCGGGTCAAGAACAATGGCACCTTCTTTCGCTTCACCCAGAATGTAGAAATAATCCTCTCCTTCTCCGGTCACGAAGAAGAGGTTTCCCACAGTACTGTATCCCAGATAAACATCACCCGGATAAACTCTGTTTTGAAGCCTCAAAATCACCTCCTGAGCTGTGGCTCTCAGCTTCAGGAAGGGAAAAGTTAACCTGTAGAAAAAGGGCTTCAATTTATCGGACACGTTGAAAGTCTCGTTCAGAAAGAAAACGGTGAGGAAGAGAAGAAAAAGAATCAGTCTTTTCATCACCCAGCACCCTGAAGTTTTTTTAGAATATTCACTTTATCCAGAACCATTCCTGCCCCTTTGGCTACAGCGGTGAGTGGTTCTTCGGCCCTGATGACACTGATTCCCGTTTCCTTCTGAAGCAGAGTGTCGAGTCCCCTCAGGAGAGATCCTCCACCGGTGAGAAAGATTCCGCGCTCTATGATGTCGGAAACGAGCTCTGGAGGAGTTTTTTCCAGAGTGGTTCTCACACTCTCCACTATAGCCACCACCACACTTCTGAGAGCTTCCCTCACCTCTCCTCCTTTCAGAGTAAGTTTCCTGGGCAGTCCGGTGGAAAGGTCTATCCCGGAAACCGTTGTTTCGAGCTCGTCGTTTTCTTTGGAAGGAAAGACGTTTCCTATCTCTATTTTCACCCGTTCGGCCGTTCTCTCACCGATCGCCACCCGGTAGGTCTCTCTCACGTACTGAACTATGGCTTCGTCCATCTCGTCTCCCGCGATACGTATCGATTCCCATGTGACAATACTTCCAAGTGAGATGACAGCGACCTCCGTTGTTCCT from Thermotoga sp. Mc24 harbors:
- a CDS encoding amino acid ABC transporter permease, whose translation is MPEWLRVIVDNLPLLLKGALRTLQLTSLAVLMGLAIGIFVGMGRLSKYRIIRYPSSVYVEFLRGTPLMVQLFLVYFGLPELGLEFDRFTAAVVALGINSGAYVAEIVRAGIQSVPKGQYEAARSLGMSHAQAMIYVILPQAFRHILPALGNEFIALAKDSSLAMVIGTVELMRSAQYIVSRTFMSFPIYGGVALIYFAITFSVSRLVKFVEGRLKV
- a CDS encoding penicillin-binding transpeptidase domain-containing protein, producing MKNRLILILMALSFVLIIMKAFQVQILEHEKHKKYIDLLQTRLVKIPAPRGRIISSDGKVLAKDEVVYVLDPWLNSIDELKKTELFTSEEILSLVKGESIVIDKARADVLSKAGVRVVMDYRRKYEPLAPHVVGYVNADRTGVYGVESVYDELLTGTDGMKMVFVEPSGAISSEVLRSPPKPGEDVTLTIDSRIQKVAEESLEKTGNPGSVILSDVRTGEILVLASFPGYNPQDFYEGFTKREWERLARNSPSPLVNRAISSAYSPGSSIKVLWAIAALLNGVDPEEKINCRGVFDYRNSKGEVVARYKDWKEEGHGLTDLRKAIRVSCNVYFYQLGLKIGVDKMAEVARKLGIFEKTGIDLPGEKSGTFPTPEWKMSKIGEPWYPGDTILMSIGQGYLTVTPLELLKLVSLVANEGIFYRPHVVKKIGSKVMKPEIETQVQIDEKIWTFLRNAMVDVTSFKGNEEEDPGTAYHVFGDFPYRVAGKTGTAETGSGAPHSWFIGFAPAENPEVAIVVMVEHGGYGSGVASQIAREVLEEYFKLKESAQETPASSRSQD
- a CDS encoding amino acid ABC transporter ATP-binding protein; this translates as MTVLKVEGLHKYFGKLYVLKGIDLEVKKGEVISIIGPSGSGKSTLLRCINLLEEYQQGKIYFKGELITHRNINRIRSSIGMVFQQFNLFPHLSVLNNLILAPMKVKNMPKDEAVEKARKLLERVGLIEKINEKPGNLSGGQQQRVAIARALMMDPELMLFDEPTSALDPELVKEVLDVIKDLAQSGMTMLIVTHEMRFARDVSDRVVFMDDGRIVEMGPPEKIFSNPENERTREFLEHFLSV
- a CDS encoding rod shape-determining protein; amino-acid sequence: MLRKDIGIDLGTANTLVFLRGKGIVVNEPSVIAIDSSTGEILKVGLEAKNMIGKTPATIKAIRPMKDGVIADYTVALVMLRYFINKAKGGVNLFKPRVVIGVPIGITDVERRAILDAGLEAGASKVFLIEEPMAAAIGSNLNVEEPSGNMVVDIGGGTTEVAVISLGSIVTWESIRIAGDEMDEAIVQYVRETYRVAIGERTAERVKIEIGNVFPSKENDELETTVSGIDLSTGLPRKLTLKGGEVREALRSVVVAIVESVRTTLEKTPPELVSDIIERGIFLTGGGSLLRGLDTLLQKETGISVIRAEEPLTAVAKGAGMVLDKVNILKKLQGAG